In Alteromonas naphthalenivorans, one DNA window encodes the following:
- a CDS encoding flavin reductase family protein encodes MADSGTHFSLQDINALPQRYRANFVNSLSGFKSSSLLGTTDGRVNNLAIISSVVHVGANPPLLGIIMRPHTAQRDSLTNIKQQGMFTLNHVHTSWTDKAHQTSARYDNGVSEFDEVGLTPWFSQNFSAPYVKESAIKMGLKVEQHFTLCNQTEMIIGEIQEVFIAGSSTTGDDIAKSAIAEDGYIDLESLQTSCISGLDTYHSTQKIAQYAYAKPDVPLTQASVTKK; translated from the coding sequence ATGGCTGATAGTGGTACCCATTTTTCGTTGCAGGATATCAATGCTTTGCCGCAACGATATCGCGCCAACTTTGTGAATAGTCTATCTGGCTTTAAATCTTCCTCACTGTTAGGCACCACCGATGGCCGAGTTAACAACTTAGCTATTATTAGTTCTGTGGTTCATGTAGGGGCTAACCCACCATTGCTGGGTATTATTATGCGCCCACACACTGCACAGCGAGATTCTCTGACTAATATTAAGCAGCAAGGTATGTTCACTTTAAATCATGTTCATACAAGTTGGACTGACAAAGCACATCAAACATCTGCGCGGTATGATAATGGTGTGAGTGAGTTCGATGAGGTTGGACTAACGCCTTGGTTTAGCCAGAACTTCAGCGCGCCTTATGTTAAAGAAAGCGCGATAAAGATGGGGCTTAAAGTAGAACAGCATTTTACGTTGTGTAATCAAACGGAAATGATTATAGGTGAAATCCAAGAGGTCTTTATTGCGGGCAGCAGCACTACAGGAGATGACATTGCAAAAAGTGCTATTGCCGAAGATGGGTATATAGATCTTGAATCACTACAAACCTCATGTATCTCGGGTCTGGACACTTATCATAGTACGCAAAAGATAGCCCAATATGCTTACGCAAAACCCGATGTGCCTTTAACACAGGCGAGCGTAACTAAAAAATAA
- a CDS encoding TIGR03643 family protein has product MAWEDRTPFEAIEDLYGLPEKEVINLMRQNLKHKTFKNWRARVSGRKTKHKTLRPAGVERGYCPSQYKPQSANK; this is encoded by the coding sequence ATGGCGTGGGAAGATAGAACTCCTTTTGAGGCAATCGAAGACTTGTATGGCTTACCTGAGAAAGAGGTTATTAATCTGATGCGCCAGAATTTAAAGCACAAAACTTTCAAAAATTGGCGTGCAAGGGTGTCAGGGCGTAAAACCAAACACAAAACGTTACGCCCAGCAGGCGTAGAAAGAGGGTACTGCCCGTCTCAATATAAACCTCAGAGTGCGAATAAGTAA
- a CDS encoding ATP-binding cassette domain-containing protein encodes MSEPIERPLDALSGGPKQRVWITMTVVEETQLVLPDEPTLALDLGR; translated from the coding sequence ATGTCAGAACCGATAGAGCGCCCTTTGGACGCGCTATCCGGAGGCCCGAAGCAAAGGGTCTGGATTACCATGACCGTTGTCGAGGAAACGCAATTGGTCCTTCCCGATGAACCGACCTTAGCCCTGGATCTTGGCCGCTAG
- the accC gene encoding acetyl-CoA carboxylase biotin carboxylase subunit: MLDKVLIANRGEIALRILRACKELGIKTVAVHSTADKNLKHVLLADESICIGKASATESYLNIPRIIAAAEVTNSIAIHPGYGFLAENADFAEAVEKSGFIFIGPTADTINLMGDKVSAISAMKKAGVPCVPGSDGPLTGDNDKNKTIAKRIGYPIIVKAAGGGGGRGMRVVRSEAELISAIETTQAEAGAAFGNATVYMEKFLENPRHVEIQILADGQGNAIHLGERDCSMQRRHQKVVEEAPAPGISELMRNKIGDRCRRACVEIGYRGAGTFEFLYENGEFYFIEMNTRIQVEHPVSEMITGVDLIKEQLRIAAGQPLSIDQSQIQIRGHAIECRINAEDPKTFIPSPGTIDIFHSPGGLGIRWESHIYAGYTVPPFYDSMIGKLITFGESRDEAIARMRHALDELVIEGIKTNIPLQRAIMADENFFAGGTNIHYLEKKLGIA; encoded by the coding sequence ATGCTAGATAAAGTACTCATTGCAAACCGTGGTGAAATTGCCCTTCGTATTTTGCGTGCCTGTAAAGAACTTGGCATCAAAACCGTTGCGGTACACTCCACGGCAGACAAAAACTTAAAGCACGTGTTGCTGGCAGACGAGTCGATTTGTATCGGTAAAGCCTCAGCAACCGAAAGCTACTTGAATATTCCTCGCATTATAGCGGCGGCAGAAGTCACAAATTCTATTGCTATTCACCCAGGGTACGGCTTTTTAGCAGAAAACGCCGACTTTGCTGAAGCAGTTGAGAAGAGTGGCTTTATCTTCATTGGCCCAACGGCAGACACCATTAACCTGATGGGCGATAAAGTGTCAGCAATTAGTGCTATGAAGAAAGCTGGCGTTCCATGTGTACCTGGTTCAGATGGCCCACTTACTGGCGACAATGATAAGAATAAAACCATTGCTAAACGCATTGGTTACCCAATTATTGTTAAAGCAGCAGGCGGCGGCGGTGGTCGTGGTATGCGTGTGGTTCGCAGTGAAGCAGAACTCATTAGTGCTATTGAAACCACGCAAGCTGAAGCGGGCGCGGCATTTGGCAACGCTACTGTGTACATGGAGAAATTCTTAGAAAATCCACGTCACGTAGAAATTCAGATTTTAGCCGATGGTCAAGGCAATGCTATTCACTTAGGTGAGCGTGACTGTTCTATGCAGCGTCGCCACCAAAAAGTGGTAGAAGAAGCACCAGCACCTGGTATTTCTGAGCTAATGCGTAACAAGATTGGCGATCGTTGTCGTCGTGCTTGTGTCGAAATTGGTTATCGCGGCGCAGGTACGTTCGAGTTCTTATATGAGAACGGTGAGTTCTATTTCATAGAAATGAATACCCGTATTCAAGTTGAACACCCAGTATCTGAAATGATTACCGGCGTTGACCTAATTAAAGAACAACTGCGTATTGCAGCCGGTCAACCTCTGTCTATCGACCAATCGCAAATTCAAATTCGTGGCCATGCTATTGAATGTCGAATTAACGCAGAAGATCCGAAAACTTTTATCCCAAGCCCAGGTACGATTGATATTTTCCATTCGCCAGGCGGTTTAGGTATTCGTTGGGAATCTCATATTTATGCTGGCTATACGGTGCCGCCTTTCTACGACTCCATGATTGGTAAGTTGATTACCTTTGGTGAAAGTCGTGACGAAGCTATTGCCAGAATGCGCCATGCATTAGATGAGCTAGTTATCGAGGGAATTAAAACTAACATTCCTTTACAGCGCGCTATTATGGCTGACGAAAACTTCTTTGCCGGTGGTACCAATATTCACTACCTTGAGAAGAAACTAGGCATAGCCTAA
- a CDS encoding FUSC family protein has product MHQRLSRVKSRSAAIRFLLSRAQFKECFAVVNQPGFRNSALAGLQVAIAALVVLPLIELSDFSHLIGFASLGTLVALFGRFAAPERRGFTVFLCLLCQTATVFVMSLVAWLELPMVGQLAILALLCGTLFYIVTVGDFGPPGALIFIFAASVSMGQVDTFASVLERTTATAVAAALAWLVVMITDVFRHDTPAAQDWFKSRPASHKLIAVARMVLGSAVAAYVAYAFGGQHAGWAAMGAVAVLQGSHLHISMSRALQRTIGNVLGALLVALVLLSQPSVWTIIGLVALLSFATETIIGSNYGLGQVLVTPMALFMSYLAAPDLAGMAMVQERVVDTLIGTAVGICFAILFSTLDDRAHLLTHHINRGR; this is encoded by the coding sequence GTGCATCAGCGCTTATCCAGAGTAAAAAGTCGATCAGCTGCAATCCGGTTTCTGCTATCGCGGGCACAGTTCAAAGAGTGCTTTGCCGTAGTTAATCAGCCTGGCTTCAGGAACTCGGCACTGGCCGGACTACAGGTGGCTATCGCGGCGCTGGTTGTGCTTCCGCTGATCGAGCTATCCGACTTTTCGCACCTGATTGGATTTGCTTCGCTGGGTACATTGGTGGCTTTGTTTGGCCGTTTTGCGGCCCCGGAACGCCGGGGCTTTACGGTTTTCCTTTGTTTGCTCTGCCAAACCGCAACCGTTTTTGTGATGTCCCTGGTGGCCTGGCTGGAGTTGCCCATGGTTGGTCAGCTGGCCATTCTGGCGCTGTTGTGCGGTACGCTGTTTTACATCGTCACCGTTGGTGATTTCGGTCCGCCAGGTGCATTGATCTTCATATTCGCCGCCAGCGTTTCAATGGGCCAAGTGGATACCTTTGCCTCTGTCCTCGAACGTACGACTGCGACCGCAGTGGCCGCTGCTCTTGCCTGGCTAGTGGTGATGATCACCGACGTGTTCCGCCACGATACACCGGCGGCACAGGATTGGTTCAAAAGCCGGCCCGCCAGTCACAAGTTGATCGCCGTCGCGCGCATGGTGTTGGGCTCTGCCGTGGCGGCTTATGTTGCTTATGCGTTTGGCGGTCAGCACGCCGGTTGGGCGGCCATGGGCGCTGTCGCCGTGTTACAGGGTAGCCATTTGCATATCAGTATGAGCCGAGCCCTACAGCGCACCATAGGCAACGTACTCGGCGCTCTCCTTGTGGCTTTGGTGCTGCTAAGCCAGCCCTCTGTGTGGACCATTATTGGGCTGGTGGCGTTACTGTCGTTCGCTACCGAGACCATCATCGGATCGAATTATGGACTGGGCCAGGTTCTGGTTACGCCCATGGCTCTGTTTATGAGCTATCTGGCGGCACCAGACCTTGCTGGCATGGCGATGGTGCAGGAGCGGGTAGTAGATACCCTCATAGGGACCGCTGTCGGGATCTGTTTTGCGATTCTGTTTTCGACCCTGGACGACCGAGCTCATTTGCTAACTCATCACATAAATCGCGGAAGGTAA
- a CDS encoding tyrosine-type recombinase/integrase, which yields MAMLERVSITPMALDTDKGSQEVSWVPVSRSKPVPKVPHIFFDDGEPWLAANAYALHKLDSVVGNDIKTVASNMSHLKAYACWLEDHGVDWRHFPKRKKDRCLFQYRGFLIEQRKAGLVSSSTATSRMGAIIQFYRWAQVYGWVDRKSMWEDQSKTIQFYTSVGFSRTMSVTSSELAIPNRRRVGAALEDGLTPLTDENRAALLTFLFERGKVELYLMTMIGFFTGARSETIRTLRLSSIDNALDDPTIPSMKRIAVGPGTGVETKYDVSGALLFPAELVRQLERYAYSARRLGRQARASEEDRTLLFLSERGNAYSETSFTKLISYLREKLAEAGLDQFRDFKFHQTRATFGTQLMRLAMSALPSQVDAIVFVRDAMLHKDEATTWKYVKFIEKEPVKEALSDEFFNLYVGKVGNVETLIDKVTFNDDA from the coding sequence ATGGCGATGCTCGAAAGAGTCAGTATTACGCCTATGGCTCTCGATACCGACAAGGGTTCTCAGGAGGTTTCTTGGGTTCCGGTCAGTCGCTCAAAGCCAGTGCCAAAGGTGCCACACATATTCTTCGATGACGGAGAGCCTTGGCTCGCGGCCAATGCTTATGCACTCCACAAGTTAGACTCCGTTGTAGGAAACGATATCAAAACAGTGGCCTCAAACATGAGTCACCTAAAAGCCTACGCTTGCTGGCTAGAAGATCATGGGGTGGATTGGCGACACTTTCCGAAGAGAAAGAAAGATCGTTGTCTTTTCCAGTACCGAGGATTTCTCATTGAACAGCGGAAGGCCGGATTGGTTAGCTCCAGCACCGCCACATCGAGAATGGGCGCGATCATTCAATTCTACCGCTGGGCCCAGGTTTATGGCTGGGTTGACCGTAAGTCCATGTGGGAGGATCAGTCTAAAACGATCCAGTTCTATACCTCTGTCGGCTTCTCTCGGACGATGTCTGTGACTTCAAGCGAGTTGGCCATTCCGAATCGAAGGCGGGTTGGTGCGGCATTGGAGGATGGGCTGACCCCTCTAACGGATGAGAATCGAGCGGCGCTACTTACTTTTCTTTTCGAGCGTGGGAAAGTAGAGCTTTACCTGATGACCATGATTGGCTTCTTTACTGGGGCTCGGAGTGAGACCATTCGCACCCTGCGTCTATCAAGCATCGATAACGCCCTGGATGATCCGACAATTCCCTCAATGAAGCGCATTGCGGTGGGGCCTGGAACAGGTGTTGAAACCAAGTACGATGTGAGTGGTGCGCTGCTCTTTCCTGCCGAGCTTGTTCGTCAGCTTGAGCGATATGCTTATTCAGCGCGACGCCTTGGTCGACAGGCGAGGGCCTCCGAAGAAGATCGAACCTTGCTGTTTCTGTCTGAGCGAGGAAACGCCTACTCCGAGACGTCCTTTACAAAACTAATCAGCTACCTGCGTGAAAAGCTGGCTGAGGCAGGGCTTGATCAATTTAGGGATTTTAAATTTCACCAAACACGAGCCACTTTTGGCACCCAGTTAATGCGACTCGCAATGAGCGCCCTTCCGAGCCAGGTCGATGCCATCGTTTTTGTTAGGGATGCCATGCTCCACAAGGATGAGGCGACAACTTGGAAATATGTGAAGTTCATCGAAAAAGAGCCTGTAAAGGAGGCGCTGTCGGACGAATTTTTCAATTTGTATGTCGGCAAAGTTGGCAACGTCGAAACATTAATCGATAAGGTTACATTCAATGACGACGCCTGA
- a CDS encoding exonuclease domain-containing protein encodes MRKDLPPRYYLAHFFEFLAFFKGANAALLSDDAHGFIESFNQLDADKQCIIVRAANRKYAVIDRSQFSYAEIANPQQQIDELIEAKWFGDLHHASLQDIAGVLTKDAILRLLSEYGATQGLASLTKPVLVSRLEACINQHGWPEGLNEHTYLVCLFDAPLKYLLFLYFGNTKGRLNQFSMRDLGVMRTRGDSVSDITRFDSKADAEAAWFYASQLEKLPFLSSAQANTLAKETFPNSDGVSAMFYRDQFLYALALKLLDEHREQALLLLYQAQSDKAKEKWIRESYKDGNIDSVKEVLEHIIDSPPSDTLLAFAEDFYARKYHKKRTSAVTDMLRNASRTIDIDVSQNQQVERGVLAHYKRLGIAGWRTENRLWRSLFGLTFWAQLYEEDTLVTEFDRRPLSLKQNNFYARFGSSIEALFERLNSEDKFRHHVHKMATAHYGKVNSLFMWSSHLLEPIDALIKHGELSAIVNLLRMMSEDFASLSDGFPDIMIFDEKLRFEEVKAPGDQLRRNQLVSIQRLQRAGFEVAVTSVNWHRDPNQPYVVVDIETTGGNNSYNRITEIGMVKIVAGEVVDTYQTLINPQRRIPATITRLTGISDDMVADAPLFVEVAERIASFTDEAVFVAHNVNFDYGFIKQEFARLELPFKRPKLCTVREMRKVNPGLPSYSLANLTRHFDIKMEQHHRALSDAKAAAALLDIILTMSAETIK; translated from the coding sequence ATGCGAAAAGATTTGCCACCACGATATTACTTAGCCCACTTTTTTGAGTTCTTAGCGTTCTTTAAAGGGGCGAATGCTGCGTTGTTAAGTGATGACGCTCATGGTTTTATAGAAAGCTTTAACCAGCTAGATGCTGACAAACAATGCATCATTGTGCGTGCGGCTAATCGTAAATATGCGGTAATTGACAGGTCGCAGTTTTCTTATGCAGAAATAGCTAACCCTCAACAGCAAATTGACGAGCTGATTGAAGCTAAGTGGTTCGGCGATTTGCACCATGCTTCGCTGCAAGATATTGCAGGCGTACTGACTAAAGACGCTATTTTAAGGCTGTTAAGTGAATATGGTGCAACCCAAGGTTTGGCATCATTAACCAAGCCCGTGCTTGTATCGCGCTTAGAAGCCTGCATTAATCAGCATGGGTGGCCTGAAGGGCTAAATGAGCATACCTACTTAGTGTGTTTGTTTGATGCACCGCTAAAATACCTACTATTCCTTTATTTTGGCAATACCAAAGGTAGGCTAAATCAATTTTCTATGCGCGACTTAGGCGTTATGCGTACACGCGGCGATTCAGTATCAGATATTACCCGTTTCGACAGTAAAGCAGATGCTGAAGCAGCTTGGTTTTATGCCAGCCAATTAGAAAAGCTTCCTTTCCTCTCTTCAGCGCAAGCTAATACATTAGCCAAAGAAACCTTCCCCAACAGCGATGGCGTATCAGCCATGTTTTATCGCGATCAGTTTCTTTATGCATTAGCGTTAAAATTATTAGACGAGCACCGAGAGCAGGCCCTTCTTTTGCTATACCAAGCCCAAAGCGATAAAGCGAAAGAGAAATGGATAAGAGAAAGCTATAAAGATGGCAACATTGATAGTGTAAAAGAAGTACTAGAACACATTATCGACTCACCACCTTCCGATACGCTGCTGGCCTTTGCTGAAGATTTCTATGCGAGGAAATACCACAAAAAGCGCACCAGTGCGGTGACGGATATGTTAAGAAATGCAAGCCGTACTATTGATATTGATGTTAGCCAAAATCAACAGGTAGAGCGTGGCGTGTTAGCTCATTATAAACGCTTAGGTATTGCCGGTTGGCGCACCGAGAATCGGTTATGGCGTAGCTTGTTTGGGCTAACCTTTTGGGCACAGCTATATGAAGAAGATACGCTGGTCACTGAGTTTGATAGACGGCCTCTATCGCTTAAGCAAAACAACTTCTACGCGCGTTTTGGCAGCAGTATTGAAGCCTTATTTGAAAGGTTAAATAGCGAAGATAAGTTTCGCCACCACGTGCATAAAATGGCGACCGCCCACTATGGCAAGGTGAATAGCTTATTCATGTGGAGCAGCCATTTGCTTGAACCTATCGATGCCCTAATCAAGCACGGCGAGCTTAGCGCCATTGTTAACCTGCTTCGAATGATGAGCGAAGATTTTGCCTCTTTAAGCGACGGCTTCCCTGACATCATGATCTTTGATGAAAAGTTGCGCTTTGAAGAAGTGAAAGCGCCAGGCGATCAGTTAAGACGCAATCAGTTGGTGTCTATTCAGAGGTTGCAACGTGCAGGGTTTGAGGTTGCCGTTACTTCGGTAAATTGGCATCGCGACCCTAATCAGCCGTATGTTGTGGTTGATATTGAAACCACTGGGGGCAACAACAGCTACAACCGGATCACTGAAATTGGCATGGTGAAAATTGTTGCGGGTGAGGTGGTCGATACCTATCAAACTCTAATTAACCCCCAGCGACGAATTCCGGCTACCATCACACGTCTTACTGGTATTTCTGATGATATGGTGGCTGATGCTCCATTATTTGTTGAGGTGGCTGAACGTATTGCTAGCTTCACCGACGAGGCGGTATTTGTGGCCCATAACGTTAACTTCGATTATGGCTTCATTAAACAGGAATTTGCACGATTAGAACTTCCTTTTAAACGCCCTAAGCTTTGTACGGTGAGAGAAATGCGCAAGGTGAATCCTGGGTTACCCTCATATTCATTGGCTAACCTCACTCGGCATTTCGACATTAAAATGGAGCAGCATCACCGTGCGCTCTCTGATGCAAAAGCGGCCGCTGCACTACTTGATATCATTCTAACGATGTCGGCTGAAACAATTAAATAA
- a CDS encoding CPXCG motif-containing cysteine-rich protein, whose translation MSLTRSMEFSCPYCMAANDVEIDEVNDVGQVQVLDCQVCCQPIELGVYQQGEDLNIIAEQENG comes from the coding sequence ATGAGCTTAACGAGATCGATGGAATTCTCTTGCCCATATTGCATGGCAGCCAATGATGTAGAAATTGACGAGGTTAATGATGTGGGTCAGGTGCAGGTACTTGATTGCCAAGTATGTTGCCAACCTATTGAACTTGGCGTCTATCAGCAAGGCGAAGACTTAAATATTATTGCGGAGCAGGAAAATGGCTGA
- a CDS encoding high-potential iron-sulfur protein — protein MKSVNRRDFLKLSGTSLIGLTLGSVALRANAQEQLQADDPSAKALNYTAASTVDGAKCNNCMYIQGADGEQHRPCAIFPNKLVNANGWCSAWVKRPG, from the coding sequence ATGAAGTCTGTAAACCGTCGTGACTTTCTGAAATTGTCAGGTACATCTTTGATAGGCCTAACGTTAGGAAGCGTTGCGTTACGTGCGAATGCGCAAGAACAACTACAAGCAGATGATCCAAGCGCGAAAGCATTAAACTACACTGCGGCGTCTACTGTAGACGGTGCTAAATGTAACAACTGCATGTACATTCAAGGTGCCGACGGCGAACAACACCGCCCTTGCGCCATCTTCCCTAACAAATTGGTTAACGCCAATGGTTGGTGTAGTGCATGGGTTAAACGCCCAGGCTAG
- the aroQ gene encoding type II 3-dehydroquinate dehydratase — MNILLLNGPNLNMLGQREPDKYGTQTLQDIVDDLSAQAKSSDATLTHFQSNAEHALIDRIHQSMGNIDAIIINPAAFTHTSVALRDALLSVNIPFIEVHLSNVHARESFRHHSYFSDVAAGVIVGLGAIGYSLALTAAINLPQSKN; from the coding sequence ATGAATATTTTGTTACTGAACGGCCCTAACCTAAATATGTTAGGACAACGTGAACCCGATAAGTATGGCACACAAACGTTACAGGACATCGTTGATGATCTGAGCGCGCAGGCAAAATCGTCTGATGCCACCCTTACCCATTTTCAGTCGAACGCAGAACATGCGCTTATCGACCGTATTCATCAGTCTATGGGCAATATCGACGCAATCATCATTAACCCCGCTGCTTTCACACATACAAGCGTTGCACTTCGCGATGCATTGTTAAGTGTCAATATCCCGTTTATTGAAGTACACCTGTCGAATGTTCATGCCCGTGAATCATTTCGACATCACTCATATTTCTCAGATGTTGCGGCAGGCGTCATTGTTGGCCTTGGTGCCATTGGTTATTCACTAGCCCTGACCGCCGCCATCAATTTACCGCAATCAAAAAATTAA
- a CDS encoding amidase, whose amino-acid sequence MKATLLYAAVILLCTACAPSKPNTKNASVERSDDRAFSVAVEAWLDKSALEQAQAIAAGELSSEALVKGYLARIEKLDGDVNSILALNPNAIEEARAADLARKNRMRKGPLFGIPVLLKDNIETSELPTTAGAMALVDNDTKRDAPIVARLKAAGAIVLGKTNLSEWANFRSESSISGWSAVGGLTRNPHMLSRSACGSSSGSGAAMALRLASLAVGTETNGSIICPSSMNGIVGFKPTVGLLSRTHIVPISYTQDTAGPMTANVNDAWLMASIMAGVDTKDSATLEASKHMLNAPQQSMLATDLKGVRVGVVRYRQGDNPHVLSTYEKALNSLTAAGAELVEISDFKQPESFWADSYQVLLSEFHYTLNEYLEGSPADIPVRSLSELITYNQASSRELALFNQDIFEKAVNTDDINSPEYASALALVRETARDKGIDALMAQHKVDVLVAPSNSPAFLIDGVYGDHSPMGFIGIGYLAAIAGYPHLTVPAGEVKNLPVGISFIGKQWDDEKVLRIGSIFQAKHGAYIKPGLLPSRLHNPALLDAVKGL is encoded by the coding sequence ATGAAGGCTACGCTACTTTACGCTGCCGTTATTTTACTTTGCACCGCGTGTGCACCATCTAAGCCGAACACAAAAAATGCATCTGTTGAGCGTTCAGACGACAGGGCTTTTTCAGTAGCTGTTGAGGCTTGGTTAGATAAATCTGCACTAGAACAAGCGCAGGCTATAGCAGCAGGTGAGTTGTCATCCGAGGCGTTAGTAAAAGGCTATCTCGCTAGAATCGAAAAGCTTGATGGTGATGTAAATAGTATTTTGGCACTTAACCCCAATGCCATTGAAGAAGCCAGAGCGGCTGATTTAGCACGTAAAAATAGAATGCGTAAAGGGCCGCTGTTTGGTATTCCAGTGTTACTGAAAGACAATATTGAAACCAGTGAGCTACCTACTACCGCAGGCGCGATGGCACTTGTTGATAATGACACAAAGCGAGATGCCCCCATTGTAGCTCGCCTTAAAGCCGCGGGCGCCATTGTGTTAGGTAAAACTAACCTCTCTGAATGGGCTAACTTTCGGTCTGAATCTTCTATTAGTGGTTGGAGCGCCGTAGGTGGGTTAACCCGAAACCCGCATATGTTATCTCGTAGTGCTTGTGGTTCTTCGTCGGGTTCAGGTGCTGCTATGGCATTGCGTTTAGCGTCGTTAGCCGTGGGCACTGAAACCAATGGTTCTATTATTTGTCCTTCTTCAATGAACGGTATTGTAGGATTTAAACCCACAGTTGGGCTGTTATCTCGTACGCACATTGTCCCTATCTCATATACCCAAGATACCGCAGGTCCTATGACCGCAAACGTTAACGATGCATGGTTAATGGCATCAATCATGGCAGGTGTAGATACAAAAGATAGCGCAACGCTAGAGGCTAGCAAACACATGCTTAATGCACCGCAGCAAAGTATGTTGGCGACCGATTTAAAAGGCGTGCGCGTAGGCGTTGTGCGTTACCGTCAAGGGGATAACCCTCATGTGCTTTCTACTTATGAAAAAGCCTTAAATAGCCTAACTGCCGCAGGCGCTGAGCTGGTGGAAATTAGCGACTTCAAACAACCTGAAAGTTTTTGGGCCGACTCTTATCAAGTGTTACTTAGCGAGTTTCATTACACATTAAACGAATACTTAGAAGGCAGTCCAGCGGACATTCCTGTGCGCAGTTTGTCGGAACTTATTACTTACAATCAAGCAAGCTCTCGAGAACTTGCGCTCTTTAATCAAGATATATTCGAAAAAGCAGTGAATACAGATGACATTAATAGCCCAGAATACGCTTCGGCTCTAGCCTTGGTAAGAGAAACTGCGAGAGACAAGGGTATTGATGCCCTAATGGCACAACATAAAGTTGATGTACTTGTGGCACCCTCAAATAGCCCGGCTTTTCTGATTGATGGCGTGTATGGCGATCATTCCCCAATGGGGTTTATTGGAATTGGGTATTTAGCGGCCATTGCAGGTTATCCGCATCTTACTGTACCGGCAGGAGAAGTGAAAAACCTTCCGGTGGGAATTAGCTTTATTGGCAAGCAATGGGACGATGAAAAAGTGCTACGCATTGGCAGTATATTTCAAGCAAAGCATGGGGCCTATATAAAGCCTGGTTTGTTACCGAGCCGACTACATAACCCCGCATTGTTAGACGCTGTGAAGGGGCTGTAA
- the accB gene encoding acetyl-CoA carboxylase biotin carboxyl carrier protein: protein MDIRKIKKLIELVEESGIAELEITEGEESVRIHRGPTGVQAPMNYSFAAPAHAAPAPAPAPVAAAEPAQAAAPAAPEGHVVKSPMVGTFYRASSPTAKPFAEVGQTVNAGDTLCIIEAMKMMNQIESDKSGVVKAILVDNQDPVEFDQPMFIIE from the coding sequence ATGGATATTAGAAAAATCAAAAAACTCATCGAATTAGTGGAAGAGTCTGGCATTGCCGAACTTGAGATCACTGAAGGCGAAGAGTCTGTTCGAATTCATCGCGGGCCAACTGGCGTTCAAGCGCCAATGAACTATAGCTTTGCTGCACCGGCTCATGCGGCACCAGCTCCGGCTCCAGCACCTGTTGCGGCAGCTGAACCTGCGCAAGCAGCGGCACCTGCAGCGCCAGAAGGCCATGTGGTTAAATCACCAATGGTAGGAACCTTCTATCGCGCATCTTCACCAACAGCAAAACCGTTTGCTGAAGTAGGTCAAACCGTAAATGCTGGCGACACACTTTGTATTATTGAAGCAATGAAGATGATGAACCAAATTGAATCAGACAAATCTGGTGTGGTTAAAGCAATACTGGTAGATAACCAAGACCCAGTAGAGTTTGATCAACCCATGTTCATCATTGAATAA